From a single Fulvivirga ulvae genomic region:
- a CDS encoding amidohydrolase produces the protein MKEYIAIVLLLLFSQAVQSQQKGTVLIKNGTVLTITKGTMEATDVLIKDGVISKIGKGLSTPKGAQTIDATGMYVMPGIIDAHSHIALDAVNEATSPVTAEVWTGDAINPLDVSIYRALAGGVTISHALHGSANAIGGQSETIKHRYGTVDPDALRMKEAPRTIKFALGENPTRVHGGGNGIVPRTRMGVEAVFRSSFSEARQYMKAWDEYNAGKSKKGYKGTAPQYDLRLETLADILKGDIIVHCHSYRADEIYMLMQVCKDFGIKKLVFQHVNEGFKVAPELAEFGAMASVFSDWWAYKFEVYYSTAYNATILHKNGVVTSINSDSGELIRHLYHEAAKTQKYGGLSDNDALSMITINPAKQLGIESRVGSIEEGKDGDIAIFKNHPLSIYTIPMMTIVDGVVEFDRENDPDDMRIYVDPKETIDVTLHGTGHAGDRCMQDAEFLFHE, from the coding sequence ATGAAAGAATATATAGCAATAGTTTTACTACTCCTTTTTTCCCAGGCAGTGCAGTCCCAGCAAAAAGGAACGGTATTGATCAAGAACGGTACGGTGCTGACTATCACCAAGGGCACAATGGAAGCTACTGACGTGCTGATTAAAGATGGTGTCATTAGCAAGATAGGAAAAGGGTTAAGTACCCCAAAGGGTGCGCAAACCATAGATGCCACCGGCATGTACGTTATGCCGGGGATTATTGATGCTCATTCGCATATTGCACTGGATGCCGTTAATGAAGCGACCAGCCCTGTTACCGCAGAGGTTTGGACCGGTGACGCCATCAACCCGCTGGATGTTTCTATCTACAGGGCACTCGCCGGGGGGGTGACCATATCCCATGCACTGCACGGCTCTGCAAATGCTATCGGCGGCCAAAGCGAAACCATTAAGCACAGGTATGGCACTGTTGATCCTGATGCGCTAAGAATGAAAGAAGCCCCGAGAACGATAAAGTTTGCCCTGGGAGAGAATCCTACCAGAGTGCATGGGGGAGGTAATGGTATCGTACCGCGCACCAGAATGGGTGTTGAGGCCGTTTTCAGGAGTTCATTTTCAGAAGCGAGACAGTACATGAAGGCGTGGGATGAATACAACGCAGGCAAAAGCAAGAAAGGCTATAAAGGTACAGCTCCCCAATATGACCTCAGGCTTGAAACGCTGGCTGATATTCTGAAAGGTGACATCATCGTACACTGCCACTCATACCGTGCTGATGAGATCTATATGCTCATGCAGGTGTGTAAAGACTTTGGTATAAAAAAACTTGTTTTTCAGCACGTTAACGAGGGTTTTAAAGTAGCGCCTGAACTGGCGGAGTTTGGAGCTATGGCATCTGTATTTTCTGACTGGTGGGCTTATAAGTTCGAAGTGTATTACTCTACGGCCTACAATGCTACTATTCTACACAAAAATGGTGTAGTAACATCCATCAACTCCGATAGCGGAGAGCTGATCCGACACCTTTACCATGAAGCTGCCAAAACCCAGAAATACGGCGGCTTGTCAGACAATGACGCGCTCTCCATGATTACCATCAATCCTGCAAAACAATTGGGTATAGAAAGCAGGGTAGGCTCTATAGAAGAGGGCAAGGATGGTGATATTGCCATCTTTAAAAACCATCCGTTATCGATCTATACCATCCCGATGATGACCATTGTAGATGGCGTGGTAGAGTTTGACAGAGAGAATGATCCGGATGATATGCGTATCTATGTAGATCCTAAAGAAACTATTGATGTTACACTACATGGCACAGGGCATGCCGGAGACAGGTGCATGCAAGACGCTGAATTTTTATTTCACGAATAA
- the guaA gene encoding glutamine-hydrolyzing GMP synthase → MAEQILILDFGSQYTQLIARRVRELNVYCEIHPFNNPPQLTDDIKGVIFSGSPCSVRQEDAPDVDIDMYCGKVPVLGVCYGAQLMAQKSGGNVLPSEIREYGRAKLSKVDQHNELMKEISIDSQVWMSHGDTISELTDAYDIIASTSSVRVAAFKKKDEQTYGIQFHPEVTHSLEGKRVLRNFVVHICGCSQDWTPDIFVETTVASLKEQLGGDKVVMGLSGGVDSSVAATLIHHAIGENLHCIFVDNGLLRKNEFEDVLHSYKDMGLNVKGVDAKDKFYNALKGLTDPEDKRKAIGRVFIEVFDDEAHKIQNVKWLGQGTIYPDVIESVSVKGPSATIKSHHNVGGLPDFMKLKVVEPLNTLFKDEVRLVGKTLEIDQNILGRHPFPGPGLGIRILGDITPQKVHILQQVDHIFINGLKKAGLYDEVWQAGAILLPIQSVGVMGDERTYEQVVSLRAVTSVDGMTADWCHLPYDFLADVSNEIINTVKGVNRVVYDISSKPPATIEWE, encoded by the coding sequence ATGGCAGAACAGATATTGATCCTGGACTTTGGCTCCCAGTATACTCAGCTCATAGCGAGGCGAGTAAGAGAACTCAACGTTTATTGTGAGATCCACCCATTCAACAATCCTCCACAGCTTACCGACGACATAAAAGGTGTTATTTTTTCAGGTAGCCCGTGCTCAGTAAGGCAGGAAGATGCTCCCGATGTAGACATTGATATGTACTGTGGCAAGGTGCCCGTACTGGGTGTATGCTATGGAGCTCAATTGATGGCCCAGAAAAGCGGAGGTAATGTGTTGCCTTCCGAAATAAGGGAGTATGGTCGTGCAAAACTCTCTAAAGTCGATCAACACAATGAGCTGATGAAGGAGATCTCCATAGACTCACAGGTGTGGATGTCACATGGTGATACTATATCTGAGCTGACAGATGCTTATGATATCATTGCCAGTACCTCATCGGTCAGGGTTGCTGCTTTTAAGAAGAAGGATGAACAGACCTATGGTATTCAGTTCCATCCGGAAGTTACCCACAGTCTTGAAGGTAAAAGGGTGTTGAGAAACTTTGTAGTGCACATCTGCGGGTGCTCTCAGGACTGGACTCCCGATATTTTTGTGGAAACCACTGTGGCTTCGCTGAAAGAGCAGCTCGGAGGCGACAAAGTAGTAATGGGCCTTTCCGGAGGTGTTGACTCATCCGTTGCAGCTACATTGATACACCATGCCATAGGTGAAAACCTGCACTGTATTTTCGTTGACAATGGCCTGTTGCGGAAAAATGAATTTGAAGATGTTCTTCACTCATACAAGGACATGGGTCTGAATGTGAAAGGTGTTGACGCTAAAGATAAATTCTATAATGCGCTTAAAGGGTTAACAGATCCTGAAGACAAAAGAAAGGCCATAGGAAGAGTGTTTATCGAGGTATTCGACGATGAAGCCCATAAAATCCAGAATGTCAAATGGCTTGGGCAGGGCACCATATACCCTGATGTGATTGAATCGGTTTCTGTTAAAGGGCCGTCTGCAACCATCAAGTCGCACCACAATGTGGGCGGGTTGCCCGATTTTATGAAGTTAAAGGTTGTGGAACCGCTGAACACACTATTTAAAGATGAGGTGCGTTTGGTAGGTAAAACATTAGAAATAGATCAGAATATTCTGGGAAGGCACCCATTTCCGGGGCCTGGGTTAGGCATCAGGATTTTGGGCGATATCACGCCACAGAAAGTGCATATACTGCAGCAGGTAGACCATATCTTTATCAATGGCCTTAAAAAAGCCGGGCTTTATGATGAGGTATGGCAGGCAGGAGCAATACTGCTGCCCATCCAGTCCGTGGGAGTTATGGGTGACGAGCGTACCTACGAGCAGGTAGTAAGTCTGAGGGCTGTGACCAGTGTCGACGGGATGACTGCAGATTGGTGCCACCTGCCGTATGATTTTCTGGCCGATGTCTCTAACGAAATAATCAATACGGTAAAAGGGGTTAACAGGGTTGTTTACGATATCAGCTCCAAGCCACCGGCCACCATAGAGTGGGAATAA
- the hutI gene encoding imidazolonepropionase — MEILIQNIKGLVQVRNTSLKWVAGESMADLPVIENAFLYLKDGKIADFGYMDNMPAVDADEVINASGRFVFPSFVDSHTHLVFAASREEEFVYKIKGMSYAEIAAKGGGILNSAKRLQQTTEDELFESAMIRAQEIIRFGTGVVEIKSGYGLTTRDEIKMLRVAKRVGESSPLRVKTTFLGAHAIPKDYTDRNDYIKLIKEEMIPAIAEEGLADYIDAFCEKGFFTPEETEDIMEHGKKYGMKPKIHANQLHISGGVQVGVKTGAVSVDHLEAMGEEEIKALQQTDVMPTLLPGAAFFLGTSYPPARDMLNAGLPLALATDYNPGSAPCGNMPLMLSLACIKMKMTPEEAINAATINTAYALELQNEYGSITKGKVANVFITNEIPSYAYMPYAFGSNLIHTTILNGEIINKGLFDAV; from the coding sequence ATGGAAATACTTATTCAGAATATAAAAGGTCTTGTGCAGGTTAGAAACACCAGCCTGAAATGGGTGGCTGGAGAGAGTATGGCCGATTTGCCGGTAATCGAAAATGCTTTCTTATACTTGAAGGATGGTAAAATAGCAGATTTTGGATACATGGACAATATGCCGGCTGTGGATGCCGATGAAGTGATCAATGCTTCCGGAAGGTTTGTATTTCCATCGTTTGTTGATTCACATACTCACCTGGTTTTTGCCGCGAGCCGGGAGGAAGAGTTTGTCTACAAGATAAAGGGTATGTCTTATGCTGAGATTGCCGCTAAGGGTGGGGGCATTCTTAATTCTGCCAAGAGACTTCAGCAAACTACTGAAGACGAGCTTTTTGAAAGCGCCATGATCCGTGCCCAGGAGATCATCAGATTTGGTACAGGGGTAGTTGAAATAAAAAGTGGTTATGGGCTTACGACAAGAGATGAAATTAAGATGTTGCGTGTGGCTAAAAGAGTAGGAGAGAGCAGTCCGCTTAGGGTAAAAACTACTTTTCTGGGAGCACATGCCATACCTAAGGATTATACTGACCGCAATGATTATATCAAACTCATTAAGGAGGAGATGATCCCGGCTATTGCTGAGGAAGGGCTTGCTGACTATATCGACGCTTTTTGTGAAAAGGGATTTTTTACGCCAGAAGAGACTGAAGATATTATGGAACACGGCAAGAAGTATGGGATGAAGCCTAAAATCCATGCCAACCAGTTGCATATATCTGGTGGCGTACAGGTAGGTGTGAAGACGGGAGCAGTGAGTGTAGATCACCTGGAAGCCATGGGTGAAGAGGAGATCAAGGCACTTCAGCAAACGGATGTTATGCCTACCTTGCTCCCTGGTGCTGCATTTTTTCTTGGTACATCTTATCCACCGGCAAGGGACATGCTCAATGCAGGCCTGCCGCTAGCGCTGGCTACGGACTATAACCCGGGAAGTGCCCCTTGCGGAAATATGCCATTGATGCTGTCCCTGGCATGTATAAAAATGAAAATGACTCCTGAGGAAGCTATTAATGCAGCTACTATCAATACAGCGTATGCCCTCGAGCTTCAGAATGAGTATGGTAGCATTACCAAAGGTAAGGTGGCTAATGTTTTTATCACCAATGAAATACCATCGTATGCTTATATGCCGTATGCCTTTGGTTCAAACCTTATTCATACCACCATACTCAATGGAGAAATAATCAACAAAGGATTGTTTGATGCAGTTTAA
- a CDS encoding M48 family metalloprotease: protein MMRKFIHLSSSTLLLAVLVIFSSCDKNDNFTPFFSVEDDKALGAQVSQEIANDPSFDLIAQSENQEAYAYINGMVNEILSSNEVAYRDEFVWEVTLVNDDDVLNAFATPGGYIYVYTGLIKYLETADALAGVLGHEIAHADLRHTSRNLQKQYGVSLLLSIALGEDPSALQEIAGQIAGTVAGLKFSREFEAEADDESVLYLADTKYACNGAAFFFESLLDENQASPPEFLSTHPSPENRVADINTTADEAGCDTTLATDTDYDAFKALL, encoded by the coding sequence ATGATGCGAAAATTTATACATCTCAGCAGCAGCACATTGCTTTTAGCAGTTCTCGTGATATTCTCTTCATGCGATAAGAATGACAATTTCACACCTTTCTTTTCAGTAGAAGATGACAAAGCACTGGGAGCGCAGGTAAGCCAGGAAATTGCAAACGACCCTTCATTTGACCTGATTGCTCAAAGTGAAAACCAGGAGGCTTATGCATACATCAATGGTATGGTAAATGAAATACTTAGCAGTAATGAGGTAGCTTACCGCGATGAGTTTGTTTGGGAGGTGACTCTGGTAAATGATGACGACGTATTAAACGCTTTTGCCACTCCCGGGGGCTATATCTACGTTTATACCGGACTCATAAAGTATCTGGAAACTGCAGATGCCCTGGCGGGAGTACTTGGTCACGAAATAGCACATGCCGATTTAAGGCACACCAGCAGGAATTTGCAGAAACAATATGGTGTTTCTCTTCTTCTGAGCATTGCTCTGGGCGAAGATCCTTCAGCACTGCAGGAAATTGCCGGGCAAATAGCTGGCACGGTTGCAGGACTAAAGTTCAGCCGTGAATTTGAAGCTGAAGCTGATGATGAATCGGTACTATACTTAGCTGACACCAAATATGCGTGCAATGGAGCAGCCTTTTTCTTTGAAAGCCTGCTGGACGAAAACCAGGCTTCTCCTCCGGAGTTTTTGAGTACTCACCCCAGCCCCGAAAACAGGGTTGCCGATATTAACACTACTGCTGATGAGGCAGGATGTGACACCACTCTGGCAACAGACACTGATTATGACGCATTTAAAGCATTGCTATAA
- a CDS encoding amidohydrolase family protein, producing MKNFKYIFLGLILLAAQLAEAQNAKGKTGTFALTNANLVTITNGTISNATLIIADGKISALGKDVTVPEGAEVIDCTGLSVYPGMIEGGSRLGLSEVGSDARTRDYNEVGDVIPQMRALTAVNPNSVLIPVTRISGVTTALAVPDGSLFPGTAALVNLHGYTPDQMYAGFEAVVLNFPSTGKRGRWDSRSEEDIKKDAEKALKQLNDAWDKAVAYYRIDSAIRVKDSKKEMQYYPEMENLLPVVRGEKTLLVEVNAADDIKAAIDWVADKNIKVVFSGVSEGWRVAEKLAEAKIPVIAGPVLSIPNREYDRYDRSYANPGIMQKAGVKVAIKTADTENVRNLPYNAGFAATYGMGKEEALKAITIVPAEIFEVADQLGSLEKGKIANVFVADGDPFETETQVRHLFIQGWKIPLESRQTKLYDEFLEREPGLKK from the coding sequence ATGAAGAATTTTAAATATATATTTCTTGGTCTGATCTTACTGGCAGCCCAACTGGCTGAGGCTCAAAATGCAAAGGGGAAAACCGGAACATTTGCCCTTACGAATGCCAATCTGGTTACCATTACCAATGGCACAATTTCCAACGCCACATTGATCATTGCGGATGGCAAAATCTCTGCTTTGGGCAAAGATGTTACGGTCCCCGAAGGCGCTGAGGTGATTGACTGTACAGGCCTTTCCGTTTACCCGGGTATGATCGAAGGAGGCTCCAGGCTGGGGCTTTCCGAAGTAGGCTCCGATGCCCGTACCCGTGATTATAATGAAGTAGGAGATGTTATCCCTCAGATGAGGGCGCTGACTGCTGTTAACCCTAATTCCGTACTGATACCCGTAACCAGAATAAGTGGAGTTACTACTGCATTGGCTGTTCCTGACGGGAGCTTGTTTCCTGGTACTGCTGCATTGGTAAACCTGCATGGCTACACCCCGGATCAGATGTATGCTGGTTTCGAAGCCGTAGTTTTGAATTTCCCATCGACTGGTAAGCGTGGCCGGTGGGATAGCAGGTCAGAAGAAGATATAAAAAAGGATGCAGAAAAAGCATTGAAACAGCTCAACGACGCCTGGGACAAAGCCGTAGCCTATTACCGCATAGATTCTGCCATCCGTGTGAAAGACAGCAAAAAAGAAATGCAGTATTATCCTGAGATGGAAAACTTACTGCCGGTGGTAAGAGGAGAGAAAACCTTGCTTGTGGAAGTAAATGCCGCTGATGACATAAAAGCAGCAATTGATTGGGTGGCAGATAAAAATATCAAGGTGGTTTTTAGTGGGGTTTCCGAAGGCTGGAGAGTAGCTGAAAAGCTGGCTGAGGCTAAGATACCTGTTATAGCAGGGCCTGTACTGAGTATTCCTAACAGAGAGTACGATCGGTACGACAGGTCGTATGCTAACCCTGGTATAATGCAGAAAGCAGGAGTAAAGGTAGCCATAAAAACTGCTGATACTGAGAATGTCAGAAACCTGCCATACAATGCAGGCTTTGCAGCAACCTACGGTATGGGCAAAGAGGAGGCCCTGAAAGCTATTACCATTGTACCCGCCGAGATATTTGAAGTGGCGGACCAACTGGGTTCTTTGGAAAAAGGAAAAATAGCCAATGTGTTTGTTGCTGATGGAGATCCTTTTGAAACCGAAACACAGGTCAGGCATTTGTTCATACAAGGCTGGAAAATCCCGCTGGAAAGTAGACAAACGAAATTGTATGATGAGTTTTTAGAAAGGGAACCCGGCTTAAAGAAGTAA
- a CDS encoding DUF3667 domain-containing protein, with amino-acid sequence MKIRRKTSQCFNCGYTLDQVYNYCPNCGQENNDNNVSFGTLAGDFFSTYFAVDGTFGRSVMPFFFKPGFLTNRYIAGQRVSYAHPLRLYLIISLFYFFVFAMVGNKIVADQSDNQSIIGDSYSINDIDELDRETRKKLKKLVPDSTLNKMKEELEGEDLKNLQKVVHDNLSREDIESLKSELTPGQLVMLGIFVPDSLLATVQVQDSLTIADTTATEQAKATLTDKEKDASIFVQIDWKLISKLKDNRKISDQQILDSMNLKNPSPFEEHIAMQSIRVMRAGNEQIVDYILKNLPLMMLILIPIFALTLKLLYIRRKKNFYIHHLIHGLHLHSFAYLAYGLCLMIMIYAIENEGMQTTVGFIGFLIVSAYAYFSFLRVYQQHWFKTLIKFNIAGFIYMSCISIFLTCEMLLSMLFY; translated from the coding sequence ATGAAAATAAGAAGAAAGACCAGTCAATGCTTCAATTGCGGCTATACGCTTGATCAGGTTTACAACTATTGCCCAAACTGCGGACAGGAAAACAATGATAACAACGTCTCTTTCGGAACCCTTGCCGGTGATTTTTTCAGTACATACTTCGCAGTGGACGGCACTTTCGGAAGAAGCGTAATGCCTTTCTTTTTTAAACCGGGCTTTCTTACTAACAGATATATTGCCGGTCAAAGGGTCAGTTATGCACACCCTCTCAGGCTATACCTTATTATAAGCTTGTTCTACTTCTTTGTGTTTGCCATGGTAGGTAACAAAATAGTTGCTGATCAAAGTGACAATCAGTCAATCATTGGAGACAGTTACAGCATCAATGACATTGACGAACTTGACCGGGAAACCCGGAAAAAGCTTAAGAAGCTGGTGCCTGACTCAACTTTAAACAAAATGAAAGAAGAGCTTGAAGGCGAAGACCTGAAAAACCTTCAAAAAGTAGTTCATGACAATCTCTCCCGGGAAGATATAGAGTCGTTAAAGTCGGAATTGACACCAGGCCAGCTTGTGATGCTGGGAATTTTCGTACCTGACAGTCTGCTCGCTACTGTACAGGTTCAGGATTCTTTGACCATAGCAGATACCACTGCCACCGAACAGGCCAAGGCCACACTTACTGATAAGGAAAAGGATGCTTCAATATTTGTACAGATAGACTGGAAGCTGATCTCAAAGCTTAAAGACAATCGTAAAATCAGTGACCAGCAAATACTGGACTCAATGAATCTTAAAAACCCCTCTCCTTTTGAGGAACACATTGCCATGCAATCGATAAGGGTAATGAGGGCCGGTAATGAGCAGATTGTGGACTATATCCTTAAAAATCTGCCATTGATGATGCTTATCCTTATCCCTATTTTTGCTTTAACTCTCAAACTTCTGTATATCCGCCGGAAAAAGAACTTCTACATTCATCACCTCATACATGGGCTTCATTTACATTCTTTTGCCTACCTGGCTTATGGATTGTGTCTTATGATCATGATCTATGCTATTGAAAACGAAGGCATGCAGACTACGGTCGGGTTCATCGGTTTCCTGATCGTATCTGCCTATGCGTACTTCTCATTTTTGAGAGTATACCAACAGCATTGGTTCAAAACGCTGATAAAATTCAACATTGCCGGATTTATCTATATGTCCTGTATTAGTATATTCCTGACATGTGAAATGCTGCTTTCAATGTTGTTTTACTAG
- the hemL gene encoding glutamate-1-semialdehyde 2,1-aminomutase, with translation MKIERSRELFSKAQQFIPGGVNSPVRAFKAVGGDPLFIKSSKGAYMYDEDGNKYVDLINSWGPMVLGHGNEAIEKAVTEAVKSSLSFGAPTAKEVEIAELITSMVPSIEKVRMVNSGTEATMSAVRLARGFTGRDKMIKFEGCYHGHGDSFLIAAGSGVATMGTPDSPGVTKGTAEDTLTAPFNDLQAVKDLAAKNNGNIAAIILEPVAGNMGCVLPEEGYLQGLRDLCDQEGILLIFDEVMTGFRLAKGGAQELFGVRPDLTTMGKIIGGGMPVGAYGGRAEIMDYVSPSGPVYQAGTLSGNPIAMSAGLAMLNHLNDHPEVYRQLEDTTSYIAAGFQENLDKLGLNYTINQLGSMVSLFFTDQKVTDFASAKTSDTTLFGKYFRGMLEHGVYLPPSQFETLFVSTAVDKSVADDIIKANYEVLASLK, from the coding sequence ATGAAGATCGAAAGAAGTAGAGAATTATTTTCAAAAGCACAGCAATTCATTCCGGGAGGGGTCAACTCACCTGTAAGAGCTTTTAAAGCCGTAGGAGGGGACCCTTTATTTATTAAGTCCTCCAAAGGAGCCTACATGTATGATGAAGATGGTAACAAATACGTTGACCTGATCAATTCATGGGGGCCAATGGTATTGGGGCATGGAAATGAAGCTATTGAAAAAGCGGTTACGGAAGCGGTAAAATCTTCATTGTCATTTGGAGCACCCACGGCTAAGGAAGTTGAAATAGCTGAATTGATAACCTCGATGGTGCCTTCCATAGAAAAAGTGCGGATGGTAAACTCCGGTACGGAAGCTACCATGTCGGCAGTGAGGCTGGCGCGAGGCTTTACCGGCCGCGATAAAATGATAAAATTTGAAGGCTGCTACCACGGGCACGGAGATTCGTTCCTGATAGCCGCAGGTAGCGGGGTAGCCACTATGGGTACGCCTGACAGTCCCGGCGTTACCAAAGGAACGGCAGAAGATACTTTAACAGCCCCATTCAATGATTTACAGGCAGTAAAAGACCTGGCAGCCAAGAATAATGGCAATATTGCTGCCATCATCCTTGAACCTGTAGCAGGTAACATGGGCTGCGTGCTGCCGGAAGAAGGATACTTGCAAGGCTTGCGTGACCTTTGTGATCAGGAGGGTATCCTGCTTATCTTTGATGAAGTCATGACAGGGTTTCGTCTGGCTAAAGGTGGTGCACAGGAGCTATTCGGTGTAAGGCCTGATCTTACTACTATGGGCAAAATTATTGGAGGAGGAATGCCTGTCGGAGCTTATGGAGGCCGCGCCGAAATTATGGATTATGTTTCCCCTTCAGGACCTGTTTATCAGGCGGGCACACTTTCAGGAAACCCCATTGCCATGTCTGCTGGACTGGCGATGCTAAACCACCTCAATGATCATCCGGAGGTTTACCGGCAGCTGGAAGACACTACCTCATACATTGCTGCCGGTTTTCAGGAAAACCTTGACAAACTGGGCTTGAACTATACCATCAATCAGTTGGGCTCTATGGTTAGCCTGTTCTTTACGGACCAGAAAGTAACCGATTTTGCTTCTGCCAAAACCTCCGATACGACACTGTTTGGAAAGTATTTCAGAGGCATGCTTGAACATGGCGTTTATTTGCCTCCTTCGCAGTTTGAGACCCTATTTGTATCAACAGCTGTAGATAAATCCGTAGCTGACGACATCATTAAAGCTAACTACGAAGTGTTGGCTTCGCTTAAGTAG
- a CDS encoding ABC transporter substrate-binding protein, translating into MRMKLSKILVVVCLLFITIEAYTQVNYQQQYLHAKELFNDGKYSLAMEAFKPLLERVESNPFPAYSSFYYAVAAYKDGYPPLAKNMFLQIKSYFPKWSKMPEVNFWLGKIYFEAAEYNQGLNVLTEIKDKTFQENIYNLKYHTFSAIKDVEALKVMYENHPKEKSIGEVLAMKIAKQPLVNQDQELLDELITKFNLDKKGLDLVKVDESVFKDRYKVAVLFPFLMNRLEPTERKKINQLILDIYQGMQLAMDTLKAQGIKVELFAYDTKRDSAATARILAREEMKGMDLIVGPFFSEPRELVQDFSFKNKINMINPLSTDSDVIGVNPYSFLLHPTNETMGRKMAEYVAKNARRKTGIIFYGEDSRDSTLAHAFKQRIEKEGFKIIINREIRKHETRQVLDILVASGKIKDMASDDAKDRLRLAPDSIGYIFVASNNDLISTKVISAVETRGDSIMVIGSADWLDLPVINYEAYYRLGAVLYAPMYMHKETDAYEIFRDQYVKKHKVPPTPHAEVGYDLMHLVGYSLDKYGKYFQIGWDKEKLLKGHLTIGYSFQNSQDNKLVPILEFGDEGLEVKYELEEDKNEDRKK; encoded by the coding sequence ATGAGAATGAAACTGTCAAAAATACTAGTAGTTGTCTGTCTGTTGTTTATTACGATTGAAGCTTACACTCAGGTAAACTATCAGCAACAGTACCTTCACGCCAAGGAGCTGTTTAATGATGGGAAATACAGCCTGGCCATGGAAGCTTTTAAACCACTTCTTGAGCGGGTGGAGAGCAATCCGTTCCCTGCCTATTCGTCATTCTATTATGCTGTAGCGGCTTACAAAGATGGCTATCCGCCATTGGCGAAAAATATGTTTTTGCAGATCAAATCATATTTCCCGAAATGGTCTAAAATGCCAGAGGTTAACTTTTGGTTGGGAAAGATATATTTCGAAGCGGCTGAGTACAATCAGGGTCTAAACGTGCTGACTGAAATAAAGGACAAAACCTTTCAGGAAAACATCTATAACCTGAAATACCACACTTTTTCGGCAATAAAAGATGTGGAAGCCCTGAAAGTGATGTATGAAAACCATCCGAAAGAAAAATCCATAGGAGAGGTTCTGGCTATGAAAATAGCTAAACAGCCCCTTGTAAACCAGGACCAGGAATTGCTTGACGAGCTGATTACTAAATTTAATCTCGATAAAAAAGGATTGGATTTGGTAAAGGTTGATGAGTCGGTTTTTAAAGACAGGTATAAGGTTGCAGTGTTGTTCCCGTTCCTGATGAACCGCCTGGAGCCTACTGAAAGGAAGAAGATAAACCAGTTGATCCTGGATATATATCAGGGGATGCAACTGGCTATGGACACCTTAAAGGCGCAGGGTATTAAAGTGGAGCTGTTTGCTTACGACACCAAGCGAGACAGCGCAGCAACGGCAAGAATACTCGCCAGGGAGGAAATGAAAGGTATGGACTTGATAGTGGGCCCCTTCTTTTCCGAACCGAGAGAGCTCGTGCAGGATTTTTCGTTCAAGAACAAAATTAATATGATCAACCCGCTATCAACCGATTCTGATGTGATCGGGGTAAATCCTTATTCGTTTCTTCTACACCCTACCAATGAAACCATGGGGCGAAAAATGGCTGAATACGTGGCTAAAAACGCGAGGCGGAAAACGGGTATCATATTTTATGGAGAGGATAGCAGGGATTCTACACTTGCACATGCTTTCAAGCAAAGGATAGAAAAAGAAGGCTTTAAAATTATCATCAATAGGGAAATTCGCAAGCACGAAACCCGTCAGGTCCTGGATATCCTGGTTGCCAGCGGAAAAATCAAGGACATGGCATCGGATGACGCCAAAGACAGGCTAAGACTGGCACCGGATAGTATCGGTTATATCTTTGTGGCATCAAATAATGACCTGATCTCTACCAAAGTGATTAGTGCCGTAGAGACCCGGGGAGATTCGATTATGGTCATCGGTTCGGCTGACTGGCTGGACCTGCCGGTAATCAATTATGAGGCTTATTACCGTTTGGGTGCCGTACTATACGCACCCATGTACATGCATAAAGAAACGGATGCTTATGAGATTTTCAGAGATCAGTATGTAAAGAAACATAAGGTGCCCCCAACTCCACATGCCGAGGTGGGTTATGACCTGATGCATCTTGTAGGGTATAGCCTCGACAAGTATGGGAAATATTTCCAGATAGGTTGGGATAAAGAAAAGCTTTTAAAAGGACATTTAACAATAGGATATAGCTTCCAAAATTCTCAGGACAACAAACTTGTTCCTATCCTGGAATTTGGGGACGAGGGCCTTGAAGTAAAATACGAATTAGAAGAAGATAAAAATGAAGATCGAAAGAAGTAG